A region from the Medicago truncatula cultivar Jemalong A17 chromosome 6, MtrunA17r5.0-ANR, whole genome shotgun sequence genome encodes:
- the LOC120575905 gene encoding F-box protein At4g00755 isoform X1 has protein sequence MDLIQWLGDDMSTKVFSYLDDPRDLIRVSVVSRSWKKIVIQNDLCKRLCLKMFPEISGLVHSIEVDNVIELDGNLLERNHKIYACLAFGLTPMRNNCISKSLFASSTNDDWDENFKNTLEPGDGNEDGPSYWSSIGQSDPSIPEALVYKLCSNICLVSEIHIQPYQDYFEDDCPIYSAKAVRFRLGCERHDMEVESNTVVPDSLTFNEDFKWTYTSPVFPMSHDDMLQTFKLPEPVLFGGDVLLVELLGRIKEKEDNLFYICISHVQVVGRTISPPFIVRKCERGGCSLRYFSHVHRGVWCRCRFIGGGGRWGDC, from the exons ATGGATTTAATCCAATGGCTTGGTGATGACATGTCAACAAAGGTTTTCTCCTATTTGGATGATCCTCGTGACCTTATTCGTGTATCTGTTGTTTCTCGTTCCTGGAAAAAAATTG TTATTCAAAATGACCTCTGTAAACGACTTTGCTTGAAAATGTTTCCTGAAATATCCGGTCTTGTTCATAGCATTGAGGTTGACAATGTGATTGAACTTGATGGCAACTTGCTTGAGAGAAATCATAAAATCTATGCGTGCCTGGCGTTTGGCCTCACTCCTATGAGGAACAACTGCATCTCAAAAAGCCTGTTTGCATCCAGCACTAATGACGACTGGGatgaaaactttaaaaatacattgGAGCCTGGGGATGGAAATGAAGATGGCCCATCATATTGGTCAAGTATAGGGCAAAGCGATCCTTCTATTCCCGAGGCTTTAGTGTATAAGCTATGTTCCAATATTTGCCTTGTCTCGGAGATTCATATCCAGCCATATCAAG ATTACTTTGAAGATGATTGTCCAATATATTCTGCTAAGGCTGTACGGTTTAGATTGGGCTGTGAGAGACACGACATGGAAGTAGAATCAAACACTGTTGTGCCTGATTCATTGACTTTCAATGAGGATTTCAAATGGACGTACACTTCACCTGTATTTCCCATGTCTCAT GATGATATGCTGCAAACATTCAAGCTGCCTGAGCCTGTTCTGTTTGGTGGAGATGTTCTGCTAGTGGAGCTGTTAGgtagaataaaagaaaaagaggataATTTATTCTACATATG CATCTCTCATGTTCAAGTTGTTGGACGAACAATTTCTCCACCATTTATTGTGAGGAAGTGTGAACGTGGAGGGTGTAGCTTGAGATATTTCTCACATGTGCACCGGGGAGTTTGGTGTCGATGCCGGTTTATTGGAGGTGGCGGCAGATGGGGTGATTGTTAA
- the LOC120575905 gene encoding F-box protein At4g00755 isoform X2, whose protein sequence is MDLIQWLGDDMSTKVFSYLDDPRDLIRVSVVSRSWKKIVIQNDLCKRLCLKMFPEISGLVHSIEVDNVIELDGNLLERNHKIYACLAFGLTPMRNNCISKSLFASSTNDDWDENFKNTLEPGDGNEDGPSYWSSIGQSDPSIPEALVYKLCSNICLVSEIHIQPYQDDCPIYSAKAVRFRLGCERHDMEVESNTVVPDSLTFNEDFKWTYTSPVFPMSHDDMLQTFKLPEPVLFGGDVLLVELLGRIKEKEDNLFYICISHVQVVGRTISPPFIVRKCERGGCSLRYFSHVHRGVWCRCRFIGGGGRWGDC, encoded by the exons ATGGATTTAATCCAATGGCTTGGTGATGACATGTCAACAAAGGTTTTCTCCTATTTGGATGATCCTCGTGACCTTATTCGTGTATCTGTTGTTTCTCGTTCCTGGAAAAAAATTG TTATTCAAAATGACCTCTGTAAACGACTTTGCTTGAAAATGTTTCCTGAAATATCCGGTCTTGTTCATAGCATTGAGGTTGACAATGTGATTGAACTTGATGGCAACTTGCTTGAGAGAAATCATAAAATCTATGCGTGCCTGGCGTTTGGCCTCACTCCTATGAGGAACAACTGCATCTCAAAAAGCCTGTTTGCATCCAGCACTAATGACGACTGGGatgaaaactttaaaaatacattgGAGCCTGGGGATGGAAATGAAGATGGCCCATCATATTGGTCAAGTATAGGGCAAAGCGATCCTTCTATTCCCGAGGCTTTAGTGTATAAGCTATGTTCCAATATTTGCCTTGTCTCGGAGATTCATATCCAGCCATATCAAG ATGATTGTCCAATATATTCTGCTAAGGCTGTACGGTTTAGATTGGGCTGTGAGAGACACGACATGGAAGTAGAATCAAACACTGTTGTGCCTGATTCATTGACTTTCAATGAGGATTTCAAATGGACGTACACTTCACCTGTATTTCCCATGTCTCAT GATGATATGCTGCAAACATTCAAGCTGCCTGAGCCTGTTCTGTTTGGTGGAGATGTTCTGCTAGTGGAGCTGTTAGgtagaataaaagaaaaagaggataATTTATTCTACATATG CATCTCTCATGTTCAAGTTGTTGGACGAACAATTTCTCCACCATTTATTGTGAGGAAGTGTGAACGTGGAGGGTGTAGCTTGAGATATTTCTCACATGTGCACCGGGGAGTTTGGTGTCGATGCCGGTTTATTGGAGGTGGCGGCAGATGGGGTGATTGTTAA